A stretch of Geomonas oryzisoli DNA encodes these proteins:
- the recF gene encoding DNA replication/repair protein RecF (All proteins in this family for which functions are known are DNA-binding proteins that assist the filamentation of RecA onto DNA for the initiation of recombination or recombinational repair.) — translation MKLIKLKLASFRNLQNIELVPGKKFNVFYGNNGQGKTNLLESIYLLATMKSFKQAKNVELIAFGSEFALVKGIVERDRVSREIAVLLEKQGKKAKIDAKLATRLDDFFGSLNVVLFTPEEITMVRGGPDLRRRYLDRAVFTCDLSYLAAFHDYSKILKNRNALLKVGDGSGMEVWTEQLIQAAQLVIERRKAYLGEIGKLLQGFYSEISGNDETVQIEYRLHGVDEKAFAENPSGALADAIKAHAAEEKRRQTTAIGPHRDDLYFGLNGRSARHFASQGQQRSFVLALKMAEIEYITRCFEAPPVLLLDDMTSELDRERNKNLMDFLKKREMQVFITTTSLSNVAIEEMDDNRTFRIKEGRILE, via the coding sequence ATGAAACTTATAAAACTCAAACTTGCTTCATTCCGTAACCTGCAGAACATCGAGCTTGTTCCGGGCAAGAAGTTCAACGTTTTTTACGGCAACAACGGCCAGGGCAAGACCAACCTGCTGGAATCGATCTACCTCCTCGCCACGATGAAGTCATTCAAACAGGCGAAAAACGTCGAGCTGATCGCGTTCGGCTCGGAGTTCGCCCTGGTTAAGGGGATAGTGGAGAGGGACCGGGTCAGCAGGGAAATAGCGGTCCTTCTGGAGAAGCAGGGCAAGAAGGCGAAGATAGACGCGAAGCTGGCCACCCGGCTGGACGACTTCTTCGGCAGTTTGAATGTGGTGCTCTTCACGCCGGAAGAGATCACCATGGTGCGCGGGGGACCGGACCTGCGACGCAGGTACCTGGACCGGGCGGTCTTCACCTGTGATCTGAGTTACCTGGCCGCCTTCCACGACTACTCGAAGATCCTCAAGAACCGCAACGCCCTGTTGAAGGTCGGCGACGGCAGCGGGATGGAGGTCTGGACCGAGCAGTTGATCCAGGCGGCACAGCTGGTGATCGAGAGAAGAAAGGCTTACTTGGGCGAGATCGGGAAACTGCTGCAGGGGTTCTACAGCGAGATTTCCGGCAACGACGAGACGGTGCAGATCGAATACCGGCTGCACGGGGTGGACGAGAAGGCCTTCGCCGAGAATCCTTCCGGCGCACTGGCTGACGCCATCAAGGCGCATGCGGCGGAAGAGAAGAGGCGCCAGACCACGGCCATCGGGCCGCACCGGGACGACCTCTACTTCGGGTTGAACGGCCGCTCGGCCCGGCACTTCGCCTCGCAGGGGCAGCAGAGGTCCTTCGTGCTGGCGCTCAAGATGGCGGAGATCGAGTACATCACCAGGTGCTTCGAGGCGCCGCCGGTACTCCTGCTGGATGACATGACCAGCGAGCTGGACCGGGAGCGCAACAAGAACCTGATGGATTTCTTGAAGAAAAGAGAGATGCAGGTTTTCATCACCACCACGTCGCTCTCCAACGTGGCGATCGAGGAGATGGACGACAACAGGACCTTCCGCATCAAAGAAGGTCGCATTCTCGAGTAA
- the gyrB gene encoding DNA topoisomerase (ATP-hydrolyzing) subunit B has protein sequence MSSEEQSDYGADKIQILEGLEAVRKRPAMYIGSTAAQGLHHLVYELVDNAIDEALAGYCDAVQVTIHLDGSVTVEDNGRGIPTDMHPTEGRSAAEVVLTVLHAGGKFDNSSYKVSGGLHGVGSSVVNALSTKLELEIRRNGNLYTQSYRRGVPQAPLAITGETKRRGTKITFLPDGEIFETTEFSFDVLSKRLRELAFLNAGVRIKIHDERTEKDHDFFYEGGIRSFVEYLNKNKNLVNPDPIYIKGEKSGVDIEIAMQYNDSYDEKVFSFANNINTHEGGTHLVGFKASLTRTMNNYATANNLLKNVKVAISGDDLREGLTAVISVKISQPQFEGQTKTKLGNSEVKGYVETLMNEKLATYLEENPAMARKILEKSIDAARAREAARKARELTRRKGALEVGTLPGKLADCQEKDPALCELFLVEGDSAGGSAKQGRDRKYQAILPLKGKILNVEKARFDKMLASQEIRTLISALGTSIGKEDFDIAKLRYHRIIIMTDADVDGSHILTLLLTFFFRQMMELIERGYLYIAQPPLYKIKRGRKEQYLKNEAALQAYLLEEGTEEMTLKLGSGSDERVYRGKQIIPILTQLIDYDELFDKVVKKGINELLLKVFLKAGIKPGLEEMSDLIALLPKMKEAYPEVEAQVFDESIIFAFGNLRVKIDQQIFEVLESYEYAMLLDNHKRVRSVMGAGAGVILGPEDKVMFESESQGEILSWFMESAKKGLYIQRYKGLGEMNPEQLWETTMHQENRVLLQVKIEDAVAAEEIFTVLMGDQVEPRRDFIEQNALNVSNLDV, from the coding sequence ATGAGCTCAGAAGAACAAAGCGATTACGGGGCGGATAAGATCCAGATTCTGGAAGGACTGGAAGCGGTAAGAAAGCGTCCGGCCATGTACATCGGTTCCACCGCTGCTCAGGGTCTGCACCACCTGGTTTACGAGCTGGTGGACAACGCCATCGACGAGGCGCTGGCCGGCTACTGCGACGCGGTCCAGGTCACCATCCACCTGGACGGCTCGGTGACGGTCGAGGACAACGGCCGCGGCATCCCGACCGACATGCACCCCACCGAGGGGAGGTCGGCGGCGGAGGTCGTTCTCACCGTGCTCCATGCCGGCGGCAAGTTCGACAACTCCTCCTACAAGGTTTCCGGCGGCCTGCACGGCGTCGGCAGCTCGGTCGTCAACGCGCTCTCCACCAAGCTCGAGCTGGAGATCCGCCGCAACGGCAACCTCTACACGCAGAGCTACAGAAGGGGCGTGCCCCAGGCGCCGCTCGCCATCACCGGCGAGACCAAGCGCCGCGGCACCAAGATCACCTTCCTTCCCGATGGCGAGATCTTCGAGACCACCGAGTTCTCCTTCGACGTCCTCTCCAAGCGCCTCAGGGAGCTGGCGTTCCTCAACGCGGGTGTGCGCATCAAGATCCACGACGAGCGCACCGAGAAGGACCACGACTTCTTCTACGAAGGCGGCATCCGGAGCTTCGTAGAATACCTGAACAAAAACAAGAACCTGGTCAACCCGGACCCGATCTACATCAAAGGTGAGAAAAGCGGCGTCGATATCGAGATCGCCATGCAGTACAACGACTCGTACGACGAGAAAGTGTTCTCCTTCGCCAACAACATCAACACCCACGAGGGGGGCACCCACCTGGTCGGCTTCAAAGCGTCCCTGACCAGGACCATGAACAACTACGCCACAGCCAACAACCTTCTGAAAAATGTGAAGGTGGCCATCTCCGGCGACGACCTGCGCGAAGGGCTCACCGCGGTCATCTCGGTCAAGATCTCGCAGCCGCAGTTCGAGGGGCAGACCAAGACCAAGCTGGGCAACTCCGAGGTGAAAGGGTACGTCGAGACCTTGATGAACGAGAAGCTCGCCACCTACCTGGAAGAGAACCCGGCCATGGCCAGGAAGATCCTGGAGAAGTCCATCGACGCGGCCCGCGCCCGCGAGGCGGCCAGGAAGGCCCGCGAACTGACCCGCCGCAAGGGGGCGCTCGAGGTGGGCACCCTCCCCGGCAAGCTGGCCGACTGCCAGGAGAAGGATCCGGCGCTGTGCGAACTGTTCCTGGTCGAGGGTGACTCCGCAGGGGGCTCGGCGAAGCAGGGGCGTGACCGCAAGTACCAGGCGATCCTCCCCTTGAAGGGTAAGATCCTCAACGTCGAGAAGGCGCGCTTCGACAAGATGCTCGCCTCACAGGAGATCAGGACCCTGATCTCGGCCCTGGGCACCTCGATCGGCAAAGAAGACTTCGACATCGCGAAGCTCCGTTACCACCGCATCATCATCATGACCGATGCGGACGTCGACGGCTCCCACATCCTCACGCTTTTGCTCACCTTCTTCTTCCGCCAGATGATGGAGCTGATCGAGCGCGGTTACCTCTACATCGCCCAGCCGCCTCTGTACAAGATCAAGCGCGGCAGGAAAGAGCAGTACCTGAAGAACGAAGCGGCGCTGCAGGCTTACCTCCTCGAGGAAGGGACCGAGGAAATGACGCTGAAGCTCGGCTCCGGCAGCGACGAGCGCGTCTACCGCGGCAAGCAGATCATCCCGATCCTCACCCAGCTGATCGACTACGACGAGCTCTTCGACAAGGTGGTCAAGAAGGGGATCAACGAACTGCTCTTGAAGGTCTTCCTGAAGGCCGGCATCAAGCCGGGCCTGGAGGAGATGTCCGACCTCATCGCGCTGTTGCCCAAGATGAAGGAGGCCTATCCCGAGGTGGAAGCACAGGTATTCGACGAAAGCATCATCTTCGCGTTCGGGAACCTGAGGGTGAAGATAGACCAGCAGATCTTCGAGGTGCTGGAGTCCTACGAGTACGCCATGCTGCTCGACAACCACAAGCGGGTCCGCTCGGTGATGGGAGCGGGCGCAGGGGTGATCCTGGGGCCGGAAGACAAGGTGATGTTCGAGAGCGAGAGCCAGGGCGAGATCCTGTCCTGGTTCATGGAGAGCGCCAAGAAGGGTCTCTACATCCAGCGCTACAAAGGTCTGGGCGAGATGAACCCGGAGCAGCTCTGGGAGACCACCATGCACCAGGAGAACAGGGTGCTGTTGCAGGTGAAGATAGAGGACGCCGTGGCGGCCGAGGAGATCTTCACCGTGCTCATGGGCGACCAGGTCGAGCCGCGCCGCGACTTTATCGAGCAGAATGCCTTGAACGTGAGCAACCTGGACGTCTAG
- a CDS encoding HEAT repeat domain-containing protein: MKVDNSLNERRDILDLLVRLKGDGISISEMERIGHKFQEAGKRALRPLVRELWRENSGELITKYTYILDFFDTQDWLDQLIQIALKRQDLAADGKAALMIALEGYGVDVHSPPFKQEKTGSGGTSLGQQVQGAMQLGEEGMVTFLDDFLSYPAEVQQIVIRELCHSGDSQSPRLLEAMLWHEDRDLVHSALAALGKIRDPHAAGVLQDFLADCDAELAPFAEKALRRLRFLGVAVPPPRKLLPFHAGYATPPDGDGYRSLLLSRWAGPDTVSVLYMQVHERRGVLAAWGAGELTLDNFLAEVDGFRMQDNLIEVAPAYLLDLVRDALYWSRDLCYLPADFYMRRGIFAGEDMTPARFTEKLTGLPRSRRLSFQEGEHLAQRLFADTFFSGWFMADQRVYDFAEEYRSGKGEQVLERFCAELLAPELELIRERLLVSADLMRRCGRDSFEVARVVGLADSLVDNPLPHHLHPFLRRFAMESMEIARESLERGDDPPLRAVEEL; this comes from the coding sequence GTGAAGGTAGACAACTCCCTCAACGAGCGTCGCGACATTCTGGATCTCCTGGTGCGGCTTAAGGGTGACGGCATCTCCATAAGCGAGATGGAACGGATCGGCCACAAGTTCCAGGAGGCGGGCAAACGCGCGCTGCGACCGCTGGTGCGGGAACTCTGGCGCGAAAACTCGGGCGAACTGATCACCAAGTACACGTACATCCTGGACTTCTTCGACACCCAGGACTGGCTGGACCAGTTGATCCAGATCGCGCTCAAACGCCAGGATCTCGCCGCCGACGGCAAGGCCGCCCTGATGATCGCGCTGGAAGGTTACGGCGTCGACGTCCACTCACCCCCCTTCAAGCAGGAAAAAACGGGCTCCGGCGGCACCTCCCTGGGACAGCAGGTCCAGGGCGCCATGCAGCTGGGCGAGGAAGGGATGGTCACCTTCCTGGACGACTTCCTCTCCTACCCCGCCGAGGTGCAGCAAATCGTGATCCGCGAGCTGTGCCACTCGGGCGACAGCCAGTCGCCCCGGTTGCTGGAGGCGATGCTCTGGCACGAGGACCGCGACCTGGTCCACTCCGCACTTGCGGCCCTGGGCAAAATCAGGGATCCCCATGCGGCAGGGGTACTGCAGGACTTCCTGGCGGATTGCGATGCGGAACTGGCTCCCTTCGCGGAGAAGGCGCTGCGCAGGCTCCGCTTCCTGGGGGTGGCCGTACCGCCGCCGCGCAAGCTGCTCCCGTTTCATGCCGGCTATGCGACGCCGCCCGACGGCGACGGCTACCGCTCGCTGCTGCTGTCCCGCTGGGCCGGGCCGGACACGGTCAGTGTGCTTTACATGCAGGTGCACGAGCGGCGCGGGGTGCTGGCGGCTTGGGGTGCCGGGGAACTTACCCTGGACAACTTCCTGGCCGAGGTCGATGGCTTCCGCATGCAGGACAACCTGATCGAGGTGGCGCCGGCGTACCTGCTGGACCTGGTGCGCGACGCCCTTTACTGGAGTCGCGATCTCTGCTACCTTCCCGCAGACTTCTACATGAGGCGCGGCATCTTCGCCGGCGAGGACATGACCCCGGCGCGCTTCACCGAAAAACTCACCGGTCTCCCCCGCTCCCGTCGGCTCAGCTTTCAGGAAGGGGAGCACCTGGCCCAGCGTCTCTTCGCCGACACCTTCTTCTCCGGATGGTTCATGGCCGATCAGCGGGTCTATGACTTCGCCGAGGAGTATCGTAGCGGTAAAGGTGAGCAGGTGCTGGAGCGCTTCTGCGCCGAGCTGCTGGCACCGGAGCTGGAGCTGATTCGGGAGCGGCTGCTGGTGAGCGCGGATCTGATGCGTCGCTGCGGCAGGGACAGCTTCGAGGTGGCGCGGGTCGTGGGACTCGCCGACAGCCTGGTCGACAACCCGTTGCCGCACCATCTGCACCCGTTTCTGCGCCGCTTCGCCATGGAGAGCATGGAAATCGCACGGGAATCGCTGGAGCGTGGTGACGACCCGCCGCTGAGGGCGGTCGAAGAGCTGTAG
- a CDS encoding NAD(P)H-dependent glycerol-3-phosphate dehydrogenase, whose protein sequence is MLEKVAVIGAGSWGTTLADLLAKKGHEVTLWAYEPELVLTMRETRENDLFLPGIKLQDGLAFTNDLEEAYRGCTMVLCVVPSQLVRRVITNSLPFIPKDAVVVSASKGIEVDTLATVSEIYQEVLPPEMYARFAALSGPSFAREVAQEMPTAVAAAAADEKIARRVQEAFTTSFFRVYRNADVVGVELGGAIKNVIAIAAGISDGLGFGSNTRAALITRGLAEMTRLGLAMGAQPATFAGLAGMGDLVLTCTGDLSRNRSVGIQIGQGRRLDEILGEMRMVAEGVKTTESAYNLARKLGVEMPIIDQMYQMLYQNKPAREAVLELMTRNLKAEGA, encoded by the coding sequence ATGCTAGAGAAAGTTGCGGTAATAGGTGCCGGCAGCTGGGGCACCACGCTGGCGGATCTCCTCGCCAAGAAGGGACACGAGGTCACCCTTTGGGCCTATGAGCCCGAACTGGTCCTCACCATGCGCGAGACCAGGGAGAACGACCTGTTCCTCCCCGGAATCAAGCTGCAGGACGGGCTTGCCTTCACCAACGACCTCGAGGAAGCCTACCGCGGCTGCACCATGGTACTCTGCGTGGTCCCCTCCCAGCTGGTGCGCCGGGTGATCACCAACTCCCTCCCCTTCATCCCGAAGGATGCGGTCGTCGTCTCCGCCAGCAAGGGGATCGAGGTCGACACCCTTGCCACGGTCTCCGAGATCTATCAGGAGGTCCTCCCCCCCGAGATGTACGCCAGGTTCGCTGCGCTCTCCGGCCCGAGCTTCGCGCGGGAAGTGGCGCAGGAAATGCCTACCGCGGTCGCCGCGGCCGCGGCCGATGAGAAGATCGCCCGCCGGGTGCAGGAAGCCTTCACCACCAGCTTCTTCCGCGTCTACCGCAACGCCGACGTAGTGGGGGTCGAGCTCGGTGGAGCCATCAAGAACGTCATCGCCATCGCCGCCGGTATCTCGGACGGCCTCGGCTTCGGGAGCAACACCCGCGCGGCCCTGATCACCCGCGGCCTTGCTGAGATGACCCGCCTCGGGCTCGCCATGGGGGCTCAGCCCGCAACCTTTGCGGGGCTGGCAGGGATGGGGGACCTGGTGCTAACCTGCACCGGCGACCTCTCCAGGAACCGCAGCGTCGGCATCCAGATCGGCCAGGGGCGGCGTCTCGACGAGATCCTGGGCGAGATGCGCATGGTGGCCGAAGGCGTCAAGACCACGGAATCGGCGTACAACCTGGCCAGGAAGCTGGGGGTCGAGATGCCCATCATCGACCAGATGTACCAGATGCTCTACCAGAACAAGCCTGCCCGCGAAGCGGTCCTGGAGCTCATGACCAGGAACCTGAAAGCCGAAGGAGCTTAA
- the gyrA gene encoding DNA gyrase subunit A, protein MLNQLNKVSVNIEDEMKRSYMDYAMSVIVGRALPDVRDGLKPVHRRCLYAMYDMSNDWNKPYKKSARVVGDVIGKYHPHGDTAVYDTLVRMAQDFSLRYPLVDGQGNFGSIDGDSPAAMRYTEIRMEQLAHELLNDLDKETVPFGPNYDDSLKEPLVLPSKFPNLLVNGSAGIAVGMATNIPPHNLSEVVDAIVAIIENPQLSFEELVELIPGPDFPTGGFIYGREGIMKAYSTGRGIIQMRAKVQIETQKKTERQSIVVTEIPYQVNKAKLVEKIAELVKEKKIEGISDLRDESDREGMRIVIELKKDENPTIILNHLYKQTQMQSSFGIIMLAIVHNRPRVLTLKETIEFFIEHRKEIVTRRTIFDLKKAEARAHILEGLKIALDNLDEVIALIKASASPAEAKVGLMEKFGLSDLQAQAILDMRLHRLTGLEREKILEELREILKYIARLKEILASEAEILKIIVGELLELKDKFGDKRRSEIVMQTADISLEDTIVEEDMVVTISHTGYIKRNAVTLYRAQRRGGKGKTGMKTKEEDFVEQLFIASTKDYLMFFTDAGKVYWLKVYEIPEAGRAARGKAIVNLLNLANNEKITTILPVKEFVDDKFIMMATRNGVVKKTNMMEYSHPRVGGIIAVNLDEGDKLISVALTDGKQDVLLATANGKAIRFKEDDVRTVGRVSRGVRGMTLEDEDVVIGMEILNENFTDSTIFTVTENGYGKRTEISEYRTQSRGGKGIITIKTTERNGQVVDIKQVVDDNDLMLITDQGKILRVSVAGFSIIGRNTQGVRLMVKEENERVVAVARLAEKEDQEENEEENDIDEIVELEGDGGEGEE, encoded by the coding sequence ATGCTGAATCAACTGAACAAGGTATCGGTAAACATCGAAGACGAGATGAAGCGCTCCTACATGGACTACGCCATGTCGGTCATCGTCGGCCGCGCGCTTCCGGACGTACGCGACGGCCTGAAGCCAGTGCACAGGCGCTGCCTCTACGCCATGTACGACATGTCCAACGACTGGAACAAGCCGTACAAGAAATCGGCCCGCGTCGTCGGCGACGTCATCGGTAAGTACCACCCGCACGGCGACACCGCCGTCTACGACACCCTGGTCAGGATGGCCCAGGACTTTTCGCTTCGGTACCCGCTGGTCGACGGCCAGGGCAACTTCGGCTCCATCGACGGCGACTCCCCGGCGGCGATGCGTTACACCGAGATCAGGATGGAGCAGCTCGCCCACGAACTGCTGAACGACCTGGACAAGGAAACTGTCCCCTTCGGCCCGAACTACGACGACTCCTTGAAGGAGCCGCTGGTCCTCCCCTCCAAGTTCCCGAACCTGTTGGTGAACGGCTCGGCCGGCATCGCGGTCGGCATGGCGACCAACATCCCGCCGCACAACCTCTCCGAGGTGGTGGACGCCATCGTGGCCATCATCGAGAACCCGCAGCTCTCCTTCGAGGAGCTGGTTGAGCTGATCCCGGGTCCGGACTTCCCGACCGGCGGCTTCATCTACGGCCGCGAAGGGATCATGAAGGCCTACTCCACCGGCCGCGGCATCATCCAGATGCGCGCCAAGGTGCAGATAGAGACCCAGAAAAAGACCGAGCGCCAGTCCATCGTGGTCACCGAGATTCCGTACCAGGTGAACAAGGCGAAGCTCGTCGAGAAGATCGCCGAGCTGGTCAAGGAGAAGAAGATCGAGGGGATCTCCGACCTCAGAGACGAGAGCGACCGCGAGGGTATGCGCATCGTCATCGAGCTCAAGAAGGACGAGAACCCGACCATCATCCTGAACCACCTGTACAAGCAGACCCAGATGCAGTCCTCGTTCGGCATCATCATGCTGGCCATCGTGCACAACAGGCCGCGCGTCCTGACGCTGAAGGAGACCATCGAGTTCTTCATCGAGCACAGAAAAGAGATCGTCACCCGCCGCACCATCTTCGACCTGAAGAAGGCCGAGGCCCGGGCCCACATCCTGGAAGGCTTGAAGATCGCCCTGGACAACCTGGACGAGGTGATCGCCCTGATCAAGGCGAGCGCCTCGCCGGCCGAGGCGAAGGTAGGCCTCATGGAGAAGTTCGGTCTCTCCGACCTGCAGGCCCAGGCCATCCTGGACATGAGGCTGCACCGCCTGACCGGTCTCGAGCGTGAGAAGATCCTCGAGGAGCTGCGCGAGATCCTGAAGTACATCGCCCGCCTGAAGGAGATCCTCGCCTCCGAGGCCGAGATCCTGAAGATCATCGTGGGCGAACTGCTGGAGCTCAAAGACAAGTTCGGCGACAAGCGCCGTTCCGAGATCGTCATGCAGACCGCGGACATCTCGCTTGAGGACACCATCGTCGAGGAAGACATGGTGGTCACCATCTCCCACACCGGCTACATCAAGCGTAACGCGGTCACCCTGTACCGCGCCCAGCGCCGCGGCGGCAAAGGGAAGACCGGCATGAAGACCAAAGAGGAGGATTTCGTGGAGCAGCTGTTCATCGCCTCCACCAAGGACTACCTCATGTTCTTCACCGATGCCGGCAAGGTGTACTGGCTCAAGGTGTACGAGATCCCGGAAGCGGGCCGCGCTGCGCGCGGCAAGGCGATCGTGAACCTGTTGAACCTCGCCAACAACGAGAAGATCACCACCATCCTCCCGGTGAAGGAGTTCGTGGACGACAAGTTCATCATGATGGCCACGAGAAACGGCGTGGTGAAGAAGACCAACATGATGGAGTACTCGCACCCGAGGGTGGGCGGCATCATCGCCGTCAACCTGGACGAAGGGGACAAGCTCATCTCCGTGGCGCTCACCGACGGCAAGCAGGACGTGCTGCTCGCGACCGCCAACGGCAAGGCGATCCGCTTCAAGGAGGACGACGTCCGCACCGTGGGCCGCGTCTCCCGCGGCGTGCGCGGCATGACCCTCGAGGATGAGGACGTCGTCATCGGCATGGAGATCCTCAACGAGAACTTCACCGACTCCACCATATTCACCGTGACCGAGAACGGCTACGGCAAGAGGACCGAGATCAGCGAGTACCGCACCCAGTCCCGCGGCGGCAAGGGGATCATCACCATCAAGACCACCGAGAGAAACGGGCAGGTGGTGGACATCAAGCAGGTGGTGGACGACAACGACCTGATGCTGATCACCGACCAGGGCAAGATCCTGCGCGTCTCGGTGGCCGGCTTCTCCATCATCGGTCGCAACACCCAGGGCGTGCGCCTCATGGTGAAGGAAGAGAACGAGCGCGTGGTCGCCGTCGCCCGCCTGGCCGAGAAAGAGGACCAGGAAGAGAACGAGGAAGAAAACGATATCGACGAAATCGTCGAACTCGAAGGTGACGGTGGCGAGGGCGAGGAGTAG